TCGTAAATCTTCGCACTTACGCACAACAAGCGAGCTGTTGGGAAAGCGTGTGACACGCGAGAGTTCACTGGAAATAGGTGCTTAAACGTTTACGGTTTTTATTTTTATACGATTACTTTCGGACACCGTCGCACAGTCCCTCCACAGTCGCACAGGCCCTCCAAGAGCAGACGCATGAACTACGCGACTGTGACATATAGGATTAACCTCGGCTGAACTGCGATCGTcatcggctcaaactgtgtgtgctgatggcgagggctgaagttcgtgcagcctaCGCCTACAGGGAACGCAACTTCTCGTGACAGCAATTTCTCACGCCACGCACCAGCTCACGATCGTCGATTCCTCGTCGCTCTCGTCACTGTCCTCTGCATAATCCCTGCATGCTCTGCGTGAAACACTGCTGACGTAATACAGAATGTGGCTTGTAACTGAGGAAACAAGGTAGGGTGTTCGAGGCAATTTGTTAAATTTATTTGTGAAAGATCTGCAActttcaaacctgttttttttttgatgaCATGACGGAAGGGTTCAGAGGAACGTACCCAGCAAATTTCATCGACATCCGTTGACATCGCacaatcgccggagttgccctttaagtgtGCGTCTGAGTATCGCCGATTGACCTGACTTTTGCAGTCTCTTCGTTATGGCGTACGTCAATTAGTTCTTGCTAACGCAAACAGCTTCTGAAGAGCTTTATTTCCTTGCCATCGCTGGGAGTAATGTCATTAAAATTTTATGTGCGTCAGCGCTCGAATGGAAAGTTAAGGTTTTTCAAGCGTTGGATGCCACTAACGTAGGCAATTTTGTTTAAATGTCGTGTACCTTTCGGTGTCCCCGTCTTCGAATGCGAATTAAACGAACTGATTATACCACTGGTGTGAGCAGGGCTTTTCCAAAACTCTCGTAAACATCACAATGGTTTCACCTAAGCTTAGAGtcgcacatcaattttgtccactgtcCATGTTTTGAAAGAAAAGCACTTTACACAACTGCgatctttctttcgttcctttttgTGCAGCTACGAAATCATGAGCTTAGTTCAAATCTTTTATAGGCTACcgattttctgtctttttttttttttgtttgcaaacGTGACGGTAGCAAATCAAAATTATGCTTCATGCATTCGCCACGGTTCTCATTTTTCTCTTAAATGCACCGAATTTCTTTGAAGTCGGTCCACGGTTTGTTTGAGGAGGGCACCTCTGCGCTTTACACGTGTTTGAAGCGGCAAATCGAAGTTCGCCCCGGGTCAGGGTTTCGTCTTAATGGAAACGATGATGGCGCTTTTGAAATCCCTGTGCAGGTCATCCCCGCGTGACGTAATAAGCTACCCACTGCCCGTTGACTCGGCGGGGCCGCTGGGGTCTCTTTTTACTTCAGCGCTCCTTGAGTGCTTAGGCTGCTTATATTCCCTGTGCAgcactgcgtttcttttttttttttttatgaatccCCATACTAGCACAGTATGCAGGAGGAGCTGCCTATGGCGTCATGTTTTCTCGGACTAGCCACATGGCGTCACGTTTTCGACGCCAGGTTTTcctctttatttttcgtgcgTGTCGTGGTTCCTTACGGTGCCTGAAAATAGCTCCCGCGGAGTGTCAAGGCACCCGACGAACCCAATGCTCACTTGCATCTCCAATCTCCTTCATACTGTCGAATTCTTACGTcacaagtgttcttttttttttttttgaagacaaACATTTGTTTGCCTACTTACCCTGTACCTATGTCAGTGACGTTCCTCGCCGAATCTACAACATATATAGTCTGACTGTTGATCAACAGTGCATTTCCAGTGAGCACACTTGCGTTCCGCGTGATCAACCGATGTATCACGACATATAATGCCTGCTCATGTAATGTCGGCTCATAGGTACTCTACACGGAATAGCACGTGATATCcaatggccttttttttttttttcaagtatgcGGTATACCCATTCTTGGGCCACTGCATGTCTGTCGTTGGGTGTCTGACTATTCTTTCTGTCCCCCAAaatgggtatgagccattggcaCGTATTTAGATATCTGTCGAACATCACTGTGCACACGTCTGTCAACATTCTTTCGTTGGCAGGCGTTATTCACCACCTTCGGTCTCACGACACGAAGAGCTAACGAGGCTCGGCAACGACGCCGTGCGCGTGTCGCCAGCTACTGCTGCGATACCGCGTTAACTCACACAGGCCTCGCATCACTTAGACTGAAACACCCGCCGAGGTGGCCTTGcggatatggtgttgcgctgctaagcaggaggtggcgggatcaaatgccggccgcatttcgacgggggcgaagtgcaagaatgcccgtgtctcgtgcattgggggcacgttaaatttattccggagtcccccccccccccccccccttcactatGGCGCGTGCGGCTCATAATCAAACCGTGggtttggcacgtcaaaccccagaatGCAACGCAATTCAATCTAGATTCAAGGATTCCGTTGTATGTTCTTGTTCTCTTCCGTTTCCTTCGGAAATAATTGAGAAGCTAGTTAGTTAGCTACTAGTTTATTGGGGATTGTGGTACAGCTATTGATACCCGCTTTGCCTataaattttgatgacaaaatcgCCCTGTGTCTTCGTCGTTTGTGGTGCCCAATCAAGGTGTAcaacgcccccccctcccccccccccccatcacctCGTCTAAATGCTCGCTCTTATTCGAATAAGAGCGCGGCGACATTAAAACGTCTGCTAGGCGCACGAGCAGCTTCAGCCCGTCCTGCTGAGCAAAAAGGTAGTGCCGCGAACGTGACGCAGAAATCGGCACGACATTCCTTCGAACGTCTTATTTCTTGGCACAGCGCGCTGAACTTTGCATACGACTCGCAGTGCTTCCGGATATTTAAATTTCTTTCCAAATCCTGCTCTCGCGGAAATGGAATGCCAAAGCTTTCGCTTATTTACCcactttcattctctctctctctcttcagcagAGCGAAGGCCGCCTAGTGGCGACACCCAGCGGCGAGCAGGGCGTCCTCACCCTGGGCGCCGAGAAAGGCCTCGCCAAGAGCGGCCTCACCGTCAGCATTGTCGTGGAGCCGGTCGATCCATCGGCCGCGTCCTGCGTCGACGATGACCCCTACAGTAAGCATCCTGCGCGGCACCTTCTCCTCGAAGCGCTCTCCGtgactttctcttttctttttctttttgttcacaatgCGGAAGGCTTGGCTACTGAGCAGCCCGCTAcagttctatttatttatttattcatagaTAGTGTGATCCTATACAATATTTCAGCGGATGGTAAACACAGAAAAGTAACAATAGAAAGCGCACTTATTGTCGCTCATGATACGATGCGTGAAAAGCGAACAAAGGAATACGTAGAAATATACATCTGTAAGCAATATCATCACTGTAGCGATGCATCTCGACATCTTAATAGGAATCCGGTGTTCGTGTTCGTTCAGAAAGATTGTTGCAGTCAGCTATTGCTTTTGGGGAATGGGGATACTTAAAGCAATCGTGTTATGTTAACGGGGATTAGCATCTAGGGAGTGCCTTTGTCCCGCAGTGTACCCTGCTGCCAAAGCGAAGATAGTCCGAGTGTCAATGTTATACTATCCGTTCGCCAGTTCAGAGAACAATTTCAGTCTTTAAATACGATCGGTAGATCCGAGGCAATCGGCAGTCCCCGTGAACATCTCAATTAACTAGCATGTCAGAGTAAAGGCGAGAAAAAGTGTCAGTGCTCAAATTCCATTGCATGGTGTGGATTTTTGGCGATTGCGAGCTGTATAATCATCTAAAGGTGAGAATTCGGAATTGTAAATCCTGTAGGCCGCAGATGTGCTAGCTAATTCTCTGAGGACAAGGAGTCCTTAGAAGTAACTTGCACGATCCTATGTCAATCGAATTATTGGTAATAAAAATAAGTTGGAACGATAATGTCTCGGGATGGGGAGCCAGGACGAAAATATTTAACTCCCCGATTATTTGCCCTCTTGCTGCAGTGGTAGCCAGATAGTTAAGCAGCGACGTCAGGAGAAGTGTCATACATGGCGTATATGGGAAAACGAACAAGATACATTACCTTGAGTTGACGGAAATCCTGCCGCTACGTTGTTAAGCATAAGTCACTTCACAGCAGCTTCTTTCATGTCTACGGGGTTATTGCGAAACTATTTAAAGCATAAAAGCAGCTTGGTGATGGCAAGAAACAACTCAACAAATTATTGATCAGCTAGACGGGGATGGCGAAGGGATCGGCAAATATCTACATGTTAGCCATCAGTCTGCCGTGCGTCTATAGCTATTCAATATACATTTGTCCTTGTGTTGTACTGGAAGTCATTTTCCTGTTTGCAACCAACAGCTACAGGAACAAGCGGTCCTCAGCGTGTTTGCCGTTCAATAAAGTTCGAACTTTTGTCGGTTGTTTGGCATTCGGATCATATTACAAAGTCTTGAGATCAATTTTACTTATTTGTCGGGGGTAACTAATTCTCCTATCCCTTCCAACTGTAGTgtttaattcaattttttttcttccccaaaTAGCGGAGAAATAAGTGTATCTTCCAAGAGTACCGATGGGTACTCTTGGAAGATACGCTTATTGCGCTTATTCCACACTATGTTTATAGggaagaaatggcagaaaaagTGTGCGCGATATCCGGAACACAAGCTAGCTTGAAGAGGCCTAGAAAAGCACAGGACACCTCAACGTGCGTTAGCGTAAAGTCCTGCGTTGCAGCACGGCGAGACGTATGGAAGTGTCGTAATCATGTTCCGAGAATAGAGGAAATTGTCCAGAAAACcataaaatatatacatatataagaaTGGAGCGGCCCTTCGGAAGAGATATCATCCAAGGTATAGTTTTGTAGCCTTCTCTGGACTATGCCAGCGAAATATAGCGGGGTTCCAAAAACGACGCTTAGAAACCAATGGTTCATTCGCACCATTCGGCGCCATTTGTTAACCATAGCATTGTGTTTCTATTCTACGCGGCAATAATACTTGTGTAGTAATCTTAAAAGCTTATTTACGCCTATCTTTGTTATACTTAGTTTGTTTCGAATGtgtctgctattggtcaaaattcACTGGAACGCCTtctgttgttgctttttttctctttcttacgTTTCTTGTCTTTTGTCCTTTACAGCCTGCAAAACACCCACACCTGCCGAGGAAGACATGGTGCGAAGCCTAATCGTGAGTTACCCTTCTACGATGTTTGACTAAATTCACCGTCTTCATCATCGAGGGGTCTTACGCCCACCACAGCTcctttcccagcgatctccaatcactCCTGGGTTGAGTCGGCTGACTCCATTGTACAGCTACAAATTACACATATTCCAATCGCGCCACCTAACCTCTGCACTCCTTGAGTGAGCTGCATTTCGCTTGGCACCTGTATTCTGCTACGCTAATAGACCACCGGTTACATGCCACATTCGTTAGGCGATCCGCCCAACTCAATTTCTTGCTCGTAACATCAACTAGAATAATCGGCTACCCACGCTTGGCCATTAACCTGCACTGCCGTTTAGCTGTCGTAACATTACGCtgatattgttttctgttttatCACTCTTTGCACGCCCTTCTGGTACCTTACTTCATCACCAAGGCGGCCAATGGTTGGCCCCGCTGTTACCACATTCGCAAGAGAGCTTGCGTCTCTGATTCACTTGCGCGTTCGAACCGGACTGAGTTAAGCTCTTTTGTTTCGTGTTATAGTCAAGCCTcggttaccccccccccccccccccccccgaccatttttttttattttttaaagcgTTGGCAGCGGGTTGGATTGTGCCACCGCTTCGCACCCGCTGTTGCGTATCGAATGGCGCCCCTGCTTAGCGACGTCTCGCACAGGTTTGACGTACTTCAACATAAAAGCGATTCGCGCATTGCCTCTTTTGGTTTCGCATTGCATAAGCGTGTAAAGCAAAGCGCTCGAAGGCTCTCACGCATGTCAATGTAAGTCGAGACGTGACGCGAGGAGGCTATAGTAGCTGAG
The sequence above is a segment of the Dermacentor variabilis isolate Ectoservices chromosome 7, ASM5094787v1, whole genome shotgun sequence genome. Coding sequences within it:
- the LOC142587838 gene encoding uncharacterized protein LOC142587838, whose translation is MSRSESSGFAQSAVTTDPVQVHHPEPFPLPQVNMQSEGRLVATPSGEQGVLTLGAEKGLAKSGLTVSIVVEPVDPSAASCVDDDPYTCKTPTPAEEDMVRSLIMNAELRKEEFAKLLEEHAQIVMEINKAENSLA